In the genome of bacterium, one region contains:
- a CDS encoding putative glycoside hydrolase — MNPPPSRRASNSPFVAGAVLAGALAAGFFGAPDVARTRYELAAAGAGASGVAVEAAAEPALEPKREPPPIYLPTPEPLKAIYMSQCVAGTPSFRDRLVRLIDETELNAVVIDVKDYSGGIGFPTSHPMLTESVSAKCGARDMRAFLRTLKEKNIYAVARITVFQDPHYSALHPELAVTKASATTTLWRDNKGLSFIDVGARPYWEYIVAVARQTHALGFDELNFDYIRYPSDGPMGDIYFPWSDAALRADPERGDARMLRDFFAYLREELVEQVPEGEHAPVLSADLFGMTTTNEDDLNIGQLLEYALPYFDYISPMVYPSHYPRGFRGLANPAAEPYEVIHYSMGRAVERVVSYRERASTTAAVAEGRIRTLQLRPWLQDFDLGAIYTPELIRAEMQAVYDSALTSWMLWDPANQYTREALTNE; from the coding sequence ATGAACCCACCACCGTCGAGGCGAGCGTCTAATTCTCCTTTTGTTGCCGGAGCAGTACTTGCCGGCGCGCTCGCGGCCGGCTTTTTTGGTGCACCTGATGTCGCGCGCACGCGCTATGAACTTGCGGCAGCAGGAGCGGGAGCGAGTGGGGTTGCCGTCGAGGCGGCGGCCGAACCGGCGCTTGAGCCGAAGCGTGAGCCGCCGCCGATTTACCTCCCGACCCCGGAGCCCCTCAAGGCGATCTACATGAGCCAGTGCGTTGCAGGCACACCCTCATTCCGCGATCGGTTGGTGCGATTGATTGACGAGACCGAGCTTAATGCTGTGGTGATTGATGTGAAGGATTACAGCGGCGGCATCGGTTTCCCGACCTCACACCCGATGCTTACCGAGAGCGTCTCAGCGAAATGTGGCGCGCGCGATATGCGCGCATTTCTCCGTACCCTCAAAGAGAAGAACATCTATGCGGTCGCGCGCATTACGGTCTTTCAAGATCCGCACTACAGCGCGCTCCACCCCGAGCTTGCGGTCACAAAAGCGAGCGCGACGACGACGCTCTGGCGGGATAACAAAGGTCTCTCGTTTATAGACGTCGGCGCGCGTCCGTACTGGGAGTACATCGTCGCGGTCGCGAGACAGACGCATGCGCTCGGCTTTGATGAGCTCAATTTTGACTACATTCGCTATCCCTCAGACGGCCCGATGGGCGACATCTATTTCCCGTGGAGCGATGCGGCGCTCCGCGCTGACCCGGAGCGCGGCGATGCGCGGATGCTCCGCGACTTTTTCGCATACCTTCGCGAGGAACTTGTCGAGCAGGTACCCGAGGGGGAGCATGCACCGGTGCTCTCGGCTGATCTTTTCGGCATGACCACAACGAACGAGGATGATCTCAACATCGGCCAGCTCCTCGAGTACGCGCTGCCCTATTTCGACTACATTTCCCCCATGGTCTATCCGTCGCACTACCCGCGCGGCTTCCGGGGACTTGCGAATCCGGCCGCCGAACCGTATGAGGTCATTCACTACTCGATGGGGAGAGCAGTCGAGCGAGTTGTCTCGTATCGGGAGAGAGCTTCAACAACTGCTGCCGTAGCAGAGGGGAGGATACGCACGCTCCAACTCCGGCCGTGGCTCCAGGACTTTGACCTCGGCGCGATCTATACCCCCGAGCTCATCCGCGCCGAAATGCAGGCGGTCTACGACAGCGCTCTCACGAGCTGGATGCTCTGGGATCCGGCGAATCAGTATACGCGAGAGGCCTTGACAAATGAGTAA